DNA from Pelobacter propionicus DSM 2379:
ACTGGTGGTACAGGTCGAAGAGCATCGCGGTGCGCAACAGTTCCCGGTCGCTCTGGCTGTAGCCGCTCAGGTCGGTTGAGCCACGCAGCTTCAGCATCCGCAGCCGCTCGCTGACCCGTGCGACAGCCTGTTCAACGGTATCGTCCCACGACATGGAGGGCGGGGCGTCGGCGATCCTGCGGTCAACTTCGATGCGTGACTGGCTGAAGGGGTTGGTGAAGGCTGCCTGGGAAACGTTCCTGAAAAACTCTCGATCGGGCGCGGATAACGATTTGATTTCATTCATGCAAATTATGTACAGGAAGCGTACCTGTTTTGTCAACGCCTGTGAACCCGGTGCTTGCTGCCGGCGACTCCGGCATGGTCAGGCGGTGCCAGGGTGTGGGGGCGCATGGCGCACAAGAAGGCCGCGGGAAGGGAGATAGCGAGGCATTTCCCGAAAAATGGGAGCGATCCTCCCGTATTGGCACACTGCCTGAAAGGTCCGGCTGCATTGTTTTTTATTCTGTCAGCGGCCTGTTATCTGGTATTGTGGCCGCGACCCTCGGGGGCAACGACCATGCATGCAGGCACCACCACCATCGATATCCACTGCCACACCGCCGGAATCGGCGCCGGCGGGAGCGGTTGCTTCGTCTCGCCGGCGCTGCGCGGCAGCTGGCGTTACCGAGTCTACCTCAGGGCCTTTAATGTCAGCGAGCAGGAACTCAGGAACGAGGGAGACGGCTTGATCATGCGGCGCATCTCGGAACGACTGTCCAGGTCGCGTCTCGTGGATGCGGCGGTGGTCCTGGCCATGGATGGCGTAGTAGGGGACAACGGCCGACTGGACCGTTCCGTCACTGAGGTCTATATCCCCAACGGTTTTGTGGCGCGTGAAACCAGCGGGTATCAGAACCTGCTGTTCGGGGCCAGCGTCAATCCGTATCGCGGCGATGCACTGGCGCGGCTGGACCAGGTCGTTGCCGCCGGCGCCGTGCTGCTCAAGTGGCTCCCCTCTATCCAGCATATCGACCCGGCGGATACGCGACTGATCCCCTTCTATCTGCGCCTGAGAGATCTGGGGCTGCCGCTGTTGACCCACACCGGAAACGAGGAATCCTTTACCCGGGCGCGGAACGAGCTGGGAGATCCGGAACGATTACGCCTGCCGCTCTCCCTGGGGGTGGTGGTAATCGCTGCCCACGCCGCTTCCAACGGCAGGAACGGAGGGGAGAGCAACTTCAGGCGCTTCCTGCGTCTCTGTAGCGAATTTCCCAACCTGTATGCCGATGTATCCGCCATAACCCAGGCCAACCGCATCGGCCATCTGCACCGGTTGCTCCGCCACGGTGAATTGCATGACCGCCTTCTGTACGGCACCGACATGCCGTTGTTGACCACCGGTATCGCCTCACCCTGGTTTCACGCCCATCTGCTGTCGCCCGCCAGGCTTGTGCGAATTCTCAAAAACAGGAACCCCTGGGATCGCGACGTTGAGATGAAACGCTCCCTGGGGCTGCCCCTCCCCGTATTCAGCCGGGCGACCGCTCTGCTGCGTATGCCGGACACCCATGAGGTGGATCATGCCAACCCCTGAACACGCCCAATCATCCGTCACCGGGAAGCTCTCCCGCTCATTTGTCCGGCTCAATGCAACCCAGTTCCTGGGGGCGATGAACGACAACATCCTCAAGCTGCTGATCATATTCTGCCTGATCGGAGCCCAGGGAGCGGAACACGCCGGCGTCATAACCGCCGCAGTGGGAGCCACTTTCGTGCTCCCCTTCCTGCTCTTCTCCGCCCCGGCAGGCTGCTTGGCGGACCGGCTGGCAAAGTCGCGCATCATCGTGGCGGTCAAGCTGATGGAGGTTGCGGTCACCGCCCTGGCGGTGCTGGCCTTTGCCCTGGGGTGGCATGGGGGGCTCTACCTGGTGATCTTCCTGATGGCCACCCACAGTGCCTTTTTCGCCCCGGCCAAATACGGCGTGATCCCCGAGCTGGCCGGCCGTGACCAACTCTCCCGCGCCAACGGACTGGTGGAATCATTCACCTACCTGGCCATCATCTTCGGGACCACCATGGCTTCCGGCCTGACCCAGGCTGTTCTGGGGCGCTTCTGGCTGGCGGCGCTGCTCTGCCTGCTGATCGCCGTGGCCGGACTCTGGGCGGCCTTCGGCATGGAGAGAACCCCCGCCGCTGACAGCCGGCGCAGCATATCCCTCTTCCCTGACGAAATCCTGCGCACCCTGCTGGAGATTCACCACGATCGGGATCTGATGCTGGCGGTGATCGGCCAGGCCTACTTCCTGTTCATGGGGGCCTATGCCCAACTCAACCTGATTGCCTACGGCATGCAGGAAATGGGGCTGGTCGAGGCCCAGAGCGGCTACCTCTTTCTGGCCGCCGCCCTGGGGATCGGCGGCGGTTCGCTGCTAGCAGCCAAACTCTCCGGCCGGGACGTGGAGTTCGGCATCGTGCCCATCGGCGCCATCGGCCTGACCATCGCGCTGATGCTGCTGCACGCCGTTCCCTCCTCGCTCCCCTCCTGCCTGGCCATCCTGGTGCTGTTCGGCGTCTCCGCCGGCCTGTTCAGCCTGCCGCTGCAGACCTTCATCCAGTTCCGGGCCGAACCGGCCAGGCGGGGCGAGGTGCTGGCCGCCGCCAGCTTCCTCAACTGGGTCGGAATCCTTCTGGCCTCGGCCCTGACCTGGTTCTTCAGCGGCCCGTTGAAGCTCTCCGCCGCCCAGGGGTTCAGTTCCGTCGGCGTCCTGACCCTGCTCCTGACCCTGATCTCCTTCTGGGCATTGCCCGACTTCCTGCTGCGCTTCATCGCCCTGGTGACCATGCGCGTCTTCTACCGCATCCGCATCCATGGCGCCGATAACCTGCCCATCGAGGGACCGGCGTTGCTGATCCCCAACCATGTCACCTGGGTGGACGCCCTGCTGCTGACCGCCACCAATCAGCGCCGGATCCGCTTTGTCATGCAACGCGAAATCTACGACACCCCCGTCCTGCGGGTGCTGTTCAAACTGATGGGAGTCATCCCGGTCTCCTCCCGCGACGGCAAAAAGGAGCTGCTGGAATTCATACGCAGGGCCCGCGCAGCCCTGGATGACGGCTACATGGTCTGCATCTTTGCCGAGGGGGAACTTACCCGCACCGGCATGCTGCGGGAATTCCGGGGCGGGTTCGAGCGGATCGTGAAAGACAGCGGTTACCCGATCATCCCGGTCTACATCGGCGGCGCCTGGGGCAGCATCCTCAGCTATGCCCACGGTCGCCTGCTCTCCCGTCCGCCGACCCTGTCCCCCTACCGGGTCAGCGTCATCTTCGGTGATCCCATGCCGGCCACCAGCACCGCCCTGGAGGTACGCCAGGCGGTCATGCAACTTTCCTGCGACTGGTTCGAATCGCGCAAAGCGGGGCGTCGTCCCCTGGCCGAGCAGTTTGTCCGTACCGCCAGGAGGAACTGGAGCCGCCGGGCAGTTGCCGACACCTCCGGGAAAACGTTGAGCTACGGCCAGACCCTGGCCGGCGCCCTGGCCCTGGCACGGAAGCTGGAAAGAGTGCTGCCCGCCGCTGCTTCCCGTGAAAAAGCAGGCCCAGAGAGGTGCGGTGAGGCCGGTTACGTCGGCGTGCTCCTCCCACCTTCGGTGGGCGGGGTGCTGACCAACCTGGCCCTGTCGCTGATGGGGCGCGTACCGGTCAACCTGAACTACACCGCTTCGGAGGCCTCCTTCCGCTCGGCCGTGGAACAGTGCGCTATCACGAGCATCATCACCTCGCGTGCTTTTCTGGAGAAGCTCCCCGCGCTGCCGAGGCCTGAGGGGATAATCCTGCTGGAGAATCTCCTGCCGAACCTCTCCGCCACGGACAGGCTGCTGGCGCTGGTCAGGGGACGCCTGCTCCCCTCACGACTGCTCTGCAACCGGGAGGAGTTCAATGCCGACAAAGTGGGCACGGTGATCTTCTCCTCCGGCAGCACCGGCGAACCCAAGGGGGTCATGCTGACCCATCACAACATCATGTCCAACATCGAGGCGCTGCGCATGGTCTTCCGGGTCGACCTGAACGACAACGTCTGTTCGGCCTTGCCGTTCTTCCATTCCCTGGGTTTTACCGCCACTCTCTGGTTTCCGTTGACCAGCGGTTTTTCCGCCGCCTACCACCCCAACCCCTTGGATGGCGAGAAGATCGCCCAGGTGGTGCGGGAGCATCGCTCCACCATCCTGCTGGCCACTCCCACCTTTCTTTTGGCCTATCTGCGGCGGGCCAAAAAAGAGGACTTTGCCTCCCTACGACTGGTGGTGACCGGCGCCGAGAAGCTGAAGAGCAGGCTGGCCGACTCCTTCCAGGAGAAGTTCGGAATACGCCCCCTGGAGGGGTATGGCGCAACCGAACTGTCACCGGTGATCACCCTGAGCCTGCCGGATGTTGAGGCGGGTGGTGTCCGTCAGCACGGTTCAAAAGAGGGGAGCGTGGGGCACCCCATTCCGGGAGTGGCCATCCGCGTGGTGGATCCGGAGAGCGGTGAGCCGCTGAAACCGGGGCAACCGGGACTGCTGCTGGTCAGGGGGCCGAATGTCATGCTGGGCTATCTGGGCAGAGGCGACAAGTCCGCCGAGGCGATCAGGGATGGCTGGTATGTGACCGGCGATATCGGCGTTATGGATGACGACGGCTTCATCCGTATCACCGACCGCCTCTCCCGTTTCAGCAAGATCGGCGGTGAGATGGTGCCCCACGGCGTGGTTGAGGACGAACTGCACGGCCGCATCGGCCAGAGCCAGGTTCTGGCGGTCACGGCCGTACCGGACGAGAAAAAGGGGGAGCGGCTGGTGGTGATCTACACCAGGGGGACCACCGACGCCGAGACCCTCCAGCGCCACCTGTCAGAATGCAGTCTGCCCAACCTGTGGAAGCCGGGCCGCGACGGCTACATCGAGGTGGAAAACCTGCCGGTCCTGGGGAGCGGCAAACTGGACCTGAAGCGGCTCAGGGAGATCGCCTTGGGGGGATAGGGGGGTGACGTACATGCGCAGGATCGTGCCGTACTCCGCTGTTGTCCTGTTCCTGCTCCTGCTGGCCAGGTGGCGGGTAGGGAGGAAGTTTTACTACCCCGATCGGACGGTGTATGCTACACCCGCCAACCAATGGCTTGAAAATGACCACAAGAACCGGGCGGAACCGCAGGAGCAGTGTCCGCCACGAGAGGGGAACGAGATGAAAACAGTACTGATGACTATGACCATGGCGCTGCTGGCGGTACCGTTTGGCTGGGCGAACGGGACTTCGGGGACGGAAACCACGGCCGGCAACAGCTTCGCCGTCGCCCAGGCCACCGTACCGGCCCCCTCCTCCGACAGCCGCCGTTTCAGCGGCACGGTGGAGTTGTACATAACCGACTGGTGCGGCTACTGCAAGCGGGCGGTCGCCTACATGAAAGCCAGGAACATCCCCCACGTCGTCTACGACATCGAGAAGGATGAAGCGGCCCGCAAGCGCTTTCTGCAACTGGGCGGCAGCGGCGTGCCGCTGATCATGGTCGGCAACCGGCGCATGTCCGGTTTTTCGCCAGAGTTGCTGGAGCAGTATCTGGGAAACCGCTGAGGCTCGTACCCGATGACAAGGAACCTACACGCAGCCGGGCAGGGGTTCCCCCTGCCGCCTTCCGTCCGCGAACCGCTCTGCCTGCTTGCCGTCGCGCTGGTCGCACTGACGTTTTCGGCATTTAACCCCCATGACCGCATGACCTGGCTGCTGGAGGTGTTTCCCTTCTTCATCGCAGCGGGAATCATGGTGCCCACCTGGAGAAGCTTCCCCCTCACCCCGCTGCTCTACCGCTTGATCCTGCTGCACTGCCTGGTTCTGCTCATCGGTGGCCACTACACCTATGCCCAGGTCCCCTTCGGCTACTGGCTGCAGGACTTGTTCGCCCTCAGCCGCAACCCCTATGACCGCATCGGTCATTTCGCCCAGGGCTTCGTGCCGGCCATAGTGGCTCGGGAGATCCTGCTGCGCCGGACGCCGCTGCTGCGCGGAGGGTGGCTCTTCTTCCTGGTGGCCGCAGTCTGCCTGGCAATGAGCGCCTGTTACGAGTTCATCGAATGGTGGGGCGCTCTGATCCTGGGCCAGGAAGCAGATGCCTTTCTCGCCACCCAGGGGGACCAGTGGGACACCCAGTGGGATATGCTGACCGCGCTGCTGGGCGCCCTGGCCAGCCAGCTCTCCCTGGCACGCATCCACGACCGGCAGTTGGAGCGGCTGGCAAGGGAAGCGCGGGAGTGACGGGGACGGGACAGCGCAGATCCGGGCCGGCCTGTTGTCCCGTGGCCGACTTCCGGCTCACAACCGGTATGATTTCACCCGTGCGATATTACGCCTGCCCGAGGAGCACGTCGCCATGTCTCTCCCTCTGATACGCCGCCTGCTGATCCTGCTTTCCCTGTTCTGCCTTACCGGTTTGCCGGTCAACGCCGCCGACCTGAGGGACGGCGAC
Protein-coding regions in this window:
- a CDS encoding amidohydrolase family protein produces the protein MHAGTTTIDIHCHTAGIGAGGSGCFVSPALRGSWRYRVYLRAFNVSEQELRNEGDGLIMRRISERLSRSRLVDAAVVLAMDGVVGDNGRLDRSVTEVYIPNGFVARETSGYQNLLFGASVNPYRGDALARLDQVVAAGAVLLKWLPSIQHIDPADTRLIPFYLRLRDLGLPLLTHTGNEESFTRARNELGDPERLRLPLSLGVVVIAAHAASNGRNGGESNFRRFLRLCSEFPNLYADVSAITQANRIGHLHRLLRHGELHDRLLYGTDMPLLTTGIASPWFHAHLLSPARLVRILKNRNPWDRDVEMKRSLGLPLPVFSRATALLRMPDTHEVDHANP
- a CDS encoding acyl-[ACP]--phospholipid O-acyltransferase codes for the protein MPTPEHAQSSVTGKLSRSFVRLNATQFLGAMNDNILKLLIIFCLIGAQGAEHAGVITAAVGATFVLPFLLFSAPAGCLADRLAKSRIIVAVKLMEVAVTALAVLAFALGWHGGLYLVIFLMATHSAFFAPAKYGVIPELAGRDQLSRANGLVESFTYLAIIFGTTMASGLTQAVLGRFWLAALLCLLIAVAGLWAAFGMERTPAADSRRSISLFPDEILRTLLEIHHDRDLMLAVIGQAYFLFMGAYAQLNLIAYGMQEMGLVEAQSGYLFLAAALGIGGGSLLAAKLSGRDVEFGIVPIGAIGLTIALMLLHAVPSSLPSCLAILVLFGVSAGLFSLPLQTFIQFRAEPARRGEVLAAASFLNWVGILLASALTWFFSGPLKLSAAQGFSSVGVLTLLLTLISFWALPDFLLRFIALVTMRVFYRIRIHGADNLPIEGPALLIPNHVTWVDALLLTATNQRRIRFVMQREIYDTPVLRVLFKLMGVIPVSSRDGKKELLEFIRRARAALDDGYMVCIFAEGELTRTGMLREFRGGFERIVKDSGYPIIPVYIGGAWGSILSYAHGRLLSRPPTLSPYRVSVIFGDPMPATSTALEVRQAVMQLSCDWFESRKAGRRPLAEQFVRTARRNWSRRAVADTSGKTLSYGQTLAGALALARKLERVLPAAASREKAGPERCGEAGYVGVLLPPSVGGVLTNLALSLMGRVPVNLNYTASEASFRSAVEQCAITSIITSRAFLEKLPALPRPEGIILLENLLPNLSATDRLLALVRGRLLPSRLLCNREEFNADKVGTVIFSSGSTGEPKGVMLTHHNIMSNIEALRMVFRVDLNDNVCSALPFFHSLGFTATLWFPLTSGFSAAYHPNPLDGEKIAQVVREHRSTILLATPTFLLAYLRRAKKEDFASLRLVVTGAEKLKSRLADSFQEKFGIRPLEGYGATELSPVITLSLPDVEAGGVRQHGSKEGSVGHPIPGVAIRVVDPESGEPLKPGQPGLLLVRGPNVMLGYLGRGDKSAEAIRDGWYVTGDIGVMDDDGFIRITDRLSRFSKIGGEMVPHGVVEDELHGRIGQSQVLAVTAVPDEKKGERLVVIYTRGTTDAETLQRHLSECSLPNLWKPGRDGYIEVENLPVLGSGKLDLKRLREIALGG
- a CDS encoding glutaredoxin family protein encodes the protein MRRIVPYSAVVLFLLLLARWRVGRKFYYPDRTVYATPANQWLENDHKNRAEPQEQCPPREGNEMKTVLMTMTMALLAVPFGWANGTSGTETTAGNSFAVAQATVPAPSSDSRRFSGTVELYITDWCGYCKRAVAYMKARNIPHVVYDIEKDEAARKRFLQLGGSGVPLIMVGNRRMSGFSPELLEQYLGNR
- a CDS encoding DUF2238 domain-containing protein, with the protein product MTRNLHAAGQGFPLPPSVREPLCLLAVALVALTFSAFNPHDRMTWLLEVFPFFIAAGIMVPTWRSFPLTPLLYRLILLHCLVLLIGGHYTYAQVPFGYWLQDLFALSRNPYDRIGHFAQGFVPAIVAREILLRRTPLLRGGWLFFLVAAVCLAMSACYEFIEWWGALILGQEADAFLATQGDQWDTQWDMLTALLGALASQLSLARIHDRQLERLAREARE